Proteins encoded by one window of Tubulanus polymorphus chromosome 7, tnTubPoly1.2, whole genome shotgun sequence:
- the LOC141908799 gene encoding glycine N-methyltransferase-like, protein MSANSVPMDQYDDGIAAELYDAYVGCRPDAYNQWICKNLKEHNCETVLDAACGTGIDSVMLINQGFQVTSTDYSDQMLKYAFKRRWTNRKDERFENWVIEQANWLTLADDLENAGVAAVRTGFDAVICLGNSFAHLPDTDGDQRSHKRAMANLASMVKPGGILLIDHRNYDGILKTGVAPQGRTPHINSQFVRDIKCFNLFVDGKPASVTLEYVFDMEKLLKARNGFSKSDLKKCNPKFRLTYYPHERETFTAMLEEAFGPDCKYEVFADFSKLGELESPAYYHYLIQKPALNQ, encoded by the exons ATGTCTGCCAACTCAGTACCCATGGACCAGTATGATGACGGTATTGCTGCTGAATTATACGATGCCTATGTCGGCTGCCGTCCGGACGCCTATAACCAGTGGATTTGTAAAAATCTCAAAGAACATAACTGCGAAACTGTTTTGGACGCCGCTTGCGGAACAGG GATCGATTCGGTGATGTTGATTAATCAGGGTTTTCAAGTGACCAGCACCGATTACAGCGATCAAATGTTGAAATACGCGTTCAAAAGAAGATGGACGAACAGAAAAGACGAACGTTTCGAAAACTGGG TGATAGAACAGGCGAATTGGTTAACACTGGCTGACGATCTCGAGAACGCCGGAGTTGCCGCGGTTCGTACCGGGTTCGACGCCGTTATCTGTTTGGGAAATTCGTTCGCGCATTTGCCAGATACCGACGGCGATCAGCGAAGTCATAAGCGGGCGATGGCGAACCTGGCATCGATGGTCAAACCGGGTGGAATTCTGCTGATAGACCATCGAAACTACGACGGGATTCTTAAAACTGGAGTCGCTCCTCAAGGACGAACACCTCATATAAAC AGCCAATTCGTACGCGATATCAAGTGTTTCAATTTGTTCGTCGACGGTAAACCGGCTTCGGTGACGCTCGAGTATGTTTTCGACATGGAAAAATTACTGAAAGCGAGAAATGGATTCAGTAAAAGCGACCTCAAAAAATg CAACCCTAAATTTCGTTTGACCTACTACCCTCATGAGCGCGAGACATTCACGGCTATGTTAGAAGAAGCATTTGGACCCGACTGTAAATACGAGGTTTTCGCCGATTTTTCTAAATTAGGCGAACTGGAGTCACCCGCCTACTATCATTACCTAATTCAAAAACCTGCATTAAATCAATAG
- the LOC141909253 gene encoding sulfotransferase 1C2-like: protein MSTNCNTAEQHPTLHQIPGQYEIVEHGFIGGALLPKEMLEKLRNFEVFEDDCFVATYPKTGANLTKETVFLINQNGSDEVARRKTIQDRCPFIDHRGFSLVEKLPRPRVLHSHMPFDMFLIQAIERNAKIIYVLRNPKDTLVSFYHFYKSCSVFGNFPGSWDDFFQLFLHKKLFCGDFYDHVLSWWNQRHRDNILFLKYEDMVTDPKSNILKICAFLGKTLSDDKIDNIIKQTSFESMRDNPMTDYSQLKEQDNKICPFMRKGKIGDWKNFFTDEQCKIIDKIHENRLAETGLSFQFE, encoded by the exons ATGTCGACTAACTGTAATACTGCAGAGCAGCACCCGACTCTGCATCAGATCCCTGGCCAATACGAGATCGTCGAACACGGATTTATCGGAGGAGCTTTATTGCCCAAAGAAATGCTTGAGAAACTTCGCAATTTCGAAGTCTTCGAAGACGATTGTTTTGTGGCCACCTATCCGAAAACTG GGGCCAATTTGACAAAAGAAACGGTGTTTTTGATTAACCAAAACGGAAGCGATGAAGTTGCCAGACGAAAAACAATCCAAGATAGATGTCCTTTCATCGACCACAGGGGGTTTTCACTGGTCGAGAAGTTGCCTCGTCCACGAGTTTTACACAGTCATATGCCATTTGATATGTTCCTGATACAAGCAATAGAAAGGAACGCCAAAATTATCTACGTCTTGAGAAATCCTAAAGATACTTTAGTTTCGTTTTATCACTTCTACAAGTCGTGTAgtgtttttggtaattttcCAG gttCATGGGATGATTTCTTCCAACTTTTCTTGCATAAGAAATTGTTCTGCGGAGATTTCTACGACCACGTTTTGAGTTGGTGGAACCAGCGACATCGCGATAACATTCTATTCCTGAAATATGAAGATATGGTCACCGACCCGAAATCAAACATTCTGAAAATCTGCGCCTTCCTCGGTAAAACTCTGTCTGACgataaaatcgataatatcATCAAACAGACGAGTTTTGAAAGTATGAGAGACAATCCGATGACTGATTACAGCCAATTAAAAGAACaggataacaaaatatgtccgTTTATGCGCAAAGGAAAAATTGGAGactggaaaaacttttttacaGACGAGCAATGtaaaatcattgataaaatTCACGAGAATCGTTTGGCTGAAACTGGTCTCAGTTTTCAATTCGAATGA
- the LOC141908828 gene encoding sulfotransferase 1C4-like isoform X1 encodes MSTNCTGTADDEQFSTLHQIPDQFEIVEHGFIGGYFTPPEILDKVRNYEVFEDDCFVASYPKTGTTLTQETVYLIYHNGNDEVARQKPIHERFPYIDTNELFPLAEKMPRPRLMKSHLPFDMFPIQAMGEKAKIIYVMRNPKDTLVSYYHFYKSCKSFGNFPGSWDDFFQLFLHKKLFCGDFYDHVLSWWNQRHRDNILFLKYEDMVTDPKSNILKICAFLGKTLSDDEIDNIVKQTSFEIMRDNPTTNFSQTHYQDNKICPFIRKGKIGDWKNFFTDEQCRIIDKIHEDRLAETGLSFQFE; translated from the exons ATGTCGACTAACTGCACTGGTACTGCAGATGATGAGCAGTTCTCGACTCTGCATCAGATTCCTGACCAATTCGAGATCGTCGAACACGGATTTATCGGAGGGTATTTTACGCCTCCAGAAATTCTCGACAAAGTTCGCAATTACGAAGTCTTCGAAGACGATTGTTTTGTAGCCAGCTATCCGAAAACTG GGACCACTTTGACACAAGAAACGGTGTACTTGATCTATCACAACGGAAATGATGAAGTTGCCAGACAAAAACCAATACACGAGAGATTTCCTTACATCGATACTAATGAACTTTTTCCATTAGCCGAAAAGATGCCTAGACCACGTTTAATGAAAAGTCATCTGCCGTTTGACATGTTCCCGATTCAGGCAATGGGAGAGAAGGCTAAGATTATCTACGTCATGCGAAATCCTAAAGATACTTTAGTTTCGTATTATCACTTTTACAAGTCGTGTAAAAGTTTTGGTAATTTTCCAG gttCATGGGATGATTTCTTCCAACTTTTCTTGCATAAGAAATTGTTCTGCGGAGATTTCTACGACCACGTTTTGAGTTGGTGGAACCAGCGACATCGCGATAACATTCTATTCCTGAAATATGAAGATATGGTCACCGACCCGAAATCAAACATTCTCAAAATCTGCGCCTTCCTCGGTAAAACTCTGTCTGACGATGAAATCGATAATATCGTAAAACAGACGAGTTTTGAAATTATGAGAGACAATCCGACGACTAATTTTAGCCAAACGCATTATCAGGATAATAAAATATGTCCTTTTATTCGTAAAGGAAAAATTGGAGactggaaaaacttttttacaGACGAGCAATGTAGAATCATTGATAAAATTCATGAGGATCGTTTGGCTGAAACTGGCCTCAGTTTTCAATTCGAATAA
- the LOC141908828 gene encoding sulfotransferase 1C2A-like isoform X2, translating into MSTNCTGTADDEQFSTLHQIPDQFEIVEHGFIGGYFTPPEILDKVRNYEVFEDDCFVASYPKTAEKMPRPRLMKSHLPFDMFPIQAMGEKAKIIYVMRNPKDTLVSYYHFYKSCKSFGNFPGSWDDFFQLFLHKKLFCGDFYDHVLSWWNQRHRDNILFLKYEDMVTDPKSNILKICAFLGKTLSDDEIDNIVKQTSFEIMRDNPTTNFSQTHYQDNKICPFIRKGKIGDWKNFFTDEQCRIIDKIHEDRLAETGLSFQFE; encoded by the exons ATGTCGACTAACTGCACTGGTACTGCAGATGATGAGCAGTTCTCGACTCTGCATCAGATTCCTGACCAATTCGAGATCGTCGAACACGGATTTATCGGAGGGTATTTTACGCCTCCAGAAATTCTCGACAAAGTTCGCAATTACGAAGTCTTCGAAGACGATTGTTTTGTAGCCAGCTATCCGAAAACTG CCGAAAAGATGCCTAGACCACGTTTAATGAAAAGTCATCTGCCGTTTGACATGTTCCCGATTCAGGCAATGGGAGAGAAGGCTAAGATTATCTACGTCATGCGAAATCCTAAAGATACTTTAGTTTCGTATTATCACTTTTACAAGTCGTGTAAAAGTTTTGGTAATTTTCCAG gttCATGGGATGATTTCTTCCAACTTTTCTTGCATAAGAAATTGTTCTGCGGAGATTTCTACGACCACGTTTTGAGTTGGTGGAACCAGCGACATCGCGATAACATTCTATTCCTGAAATATGAAGATATGGTCACCGACCCGAAATCAAACATTCTCAAAATCTGCGCCTTCCTCGGTAAAACTCTGTCTGACGATGAAATCGATAATATCGTAAAACAGACGAGTTTTGAAATTATGAGAGACAATCCGACGACTAATTTTAGCCAAACGCATTATCAGGATAATAAAATATGTCCTTTTATTCGTAAAGGAAAAATTGGAGactggaaaaacttttttacaGACGAGCAATGTAGAATCATTGATAAAATTCATGAGGATCGTTTGGCTGAAACTGGCCTCAGTTTTCAATTCGAATAA
- the LOC141909351 gene encoding delta-1-pyrroline-5-carboxylate dehydrogenase, mitochondrial-like isoform X4 — protein sequence MQSLRGLVNQGLNRLTRIGQIRAMSSFASYKAVNLPVMTFEKGSKERVELEETLKKYQGTTTEVPLVIGDEELHSDDIRYQVSPFNHQWKVAKFSYATPDHLKKAIQVALDVRTQWDAMPIEKRADIFLKAADLMATKYRSELLATTMIGQGKTIIQAEIDAAAELVDFLRFNVENAAYSPISPDETTTNSMRTRGMDGFWAAVTPFNFTAIAGNLPASPAFMGNTVLWKPSDTAMLSNYMVYKIFREAGLPPGVINFLPAHGPTFGDTITQSPDLAGINFTGSVATFRHLWKQVGQNIDIYKSFPRLLGECGGKNFHLVHKSADIETVINSTIRSSFEFSGQKCSACSRLYVPQSMWPEIKEKLVATRNKLKLGSPLEFDSYLSAVIDDKAFARIKGYIEHANKSGDLEIIAGGTCDDSKGYFVEPTIVLSKNPRDKIMTEEIFGPVVSVYAYPDEDFESMYEIVNTSTLFALTGSIFAKDQKVIDEATEKLKNAAGNFYINNQSTGSVVGQQPFGGARLSGTNDKAGGPHYLLRFSSPQAIKQMKVPVTSFDYSYMKN from the exons ATGCAATCACTTCGTGGTTTGGTTAATCAAGGATTAAATAG attaaCAAGAATAGGGCAGATAAGAGCGATGTCTTCATTCGCGTCGTATAAAGCCGTTAACCTGCCGGTGATGACCTTCGAGAAGGGAAGCAAGGAACGCGTAGAACTAGAAGAGACGTTGAAGAAATATCAAGGCACGACGACCGAGGTTCCGCTTGTCATCGGTGACGAAGAGTTACATTCTGATGACATCAGATATCAAGTTTCA CCTTTCAATCATCAATGGAAGGTTGCCAAGTTTTCCTACGCTACACCA gatcaTTTAAAGAAAGCGATCCAGGTGGCGCTGGATGTTCGTACTCAGTGGGACGCGATGCCTATTGAGAAACGAGCCGATATATTTCTGAAAGCCGCTGATTTGATGGCTACGAAATATCGTTCGGAACTGTTGGCTACGACTATGATTGGCCAG GGTAAAACAATAATTCAAGCTGAAATCGACGCCGCTGCTGAATTAGTCGACTTCCTTCGATTCAACGTCGAAAACGCAGCC TATTCTCCGATTTCTCCGGATGAAACGACCACGAACAGTATGAGAACGCGGGGTATGGATGGATTTTGGGCGGCAGTGACGCCGTTTAATTTCACCGCAATCGCCGGTAATTTACCTGCTTCACCCGCTTTCATG GGTAATACCGTATTATGGAAACCGTCTGATACAGCCATGTTATCGAACTATATGGTGTATAAGATATTCCGTGAAGCTGGCCTGCCACCTGGTGTTATAAATTTCTTACCGGCGCACGGACCGACGTTCGGTGATACGATTACGCAATCACCCGACCTGGCCGGAATTAACTTCACGGGAAGCGTCGC GACATTCCGTCATTTGTGGAAACAAGTCGGTCAAAATATTGACATTTATAAATCATTCCCGCGTCTCCTCGGCG aatGTGGAGGTAAGAATTTCCATCTCGTTCACAAATCGGCCGATATCGAGACGGTCATCAACAGCACGATACGTTCGAGTTTCGAATTCAGCGGGCAGAAATGTTCGGCGTGTTCGCGTCTGTACGTTCCGCAGTCGATGTGGCCCGAAATTAAAGAGAAACTCGTCGCGACGCGTAACAAACTGAAACTCGGCTCGCCGCTTGAGTTCGATTCGTATCTATCGGCCGTTATCGACGACAAG GCGTTCGCGCGAATCAAGGGTTACATCGAGCACGCGAATAAGAGCGGTGATTTAGAGATCATCGCCGGAGGAACGTGTGACGATAGTAAGGGCTATTTCGTCGAACCGACGATAGTTCTGTCAAAGAATCCTCGCGATAAAATAATGACTGAG GAAATATTTGGCCCTGTTGTATCAGTTTATGCTTATCCCGACGAAGACTTCGAGTCTATGTATGAAATAGTCAACACTTCCACCTTGTTCGCTTTGACCGGATCCATTTTCGCGAAGGACCA GAAAGTCATCGATGAAGCGACCGAGAAACTGAAAAACGCAGCCGGAAATTTCTACATAAACAACCAGTCGACCGGTTCGGTGGTCGGACAACAACCATTCGGTGGTGCCAGACTATCAG gAACGAATGATAAAGCAGGCGGACCTCATTATCTCTTACGTTTCTCGTCTCCTCAAGCGATTAAACAAATGAAAGTTCCTGTCACTTCGTTCGATTATTCATACATGAAAAACTAA
- the LOC141909351 gene encoding delta-1-pyrroline-5-carboxylate dehydrogenase, mitochondrial-like isoform X2 has translation MQSLRGLVNQGLNRLTRIGQIRAMSSFASYKAVNLPVMTFEKGSKERVELEETLKKYQGTTTEVPLVIGDEELHSDDIRYQVSPFNHQWKVAKFSYATPDHLKKAIQVALDVRTQWDAMPIEKRADIFLKAADLMATKYRSELLATTMIGQGKTIIQAEIDAAAELVDFLRFNVENAAKLLQYSPISPDETTTNSMRTRGMDGFWAAVTPFNFTAIAGNLPASPAFMGNTVLWKPSDTAMLSNYMVYKIFREAGLPPGVINFLPAHGPTFGDTITQSPDLAGINFTGSVATFRHLWKQVGQNIDIYKSFPRLLGECGGKNFHLVHKSADIETVINSTIRSSFEFSGQKCSACSRLYVPQSMWPEIKEKLVATRNKLKLGSPLEFDSYLSAVIDDKAFARIKGYIEHANKSGDLEIIAGGTCDDSKGYFVEPTIVLSKNPRDKIMTEEIFGPVVSVYAYPDEDFESMYEIVNTSTLFALTGSIFAKDQKVIDEATEKLKNAAGNFYINNQSTGSVVGQQPFGGARLSGTNDKAGGPHYLLRFSSPQAIKQMKVPVTSFDYSYMKN, from the exons ATGCAATCACTTCGTGGTTTGGTTAATCAAGGATTAAATAG attaaCAAGAATAGGGCAGATAAGAGCGATGTCTTCATTCGCGTCGTATAAAGCCGTTAACCTGCCGGTGATGACCTTCGAGAAGGGAAGCAAGGAACGCGTAGAACTAGAAGAGACGTTGAAGAAATATCAAGGCACGACGACCGAGGTTCCGCTTGTCATCGGTGACGAAGAGTTACATTCTGATGACATCAGATATCAAGTTTCA CCTTTCAATCATCAATGGAAGGTTGCCAAGTTTTCCTACGCTACACCA gatcaTTTAAAGAAAGCGATCCAGGTGGCGCTGGATGTTCGTACTCAGTGGGACGCGATGCCTATTGAGAAACGAGCCGATATATTTCTGAAAGCCGCTGATTTGATGGCTACGAAATATCGTTCGGAACTGTTGGCTACGACTATGATTGGCCAG GGTAAAACAATAATTCAAGCTGAAATCGACGCCGCTGCTGAATTAGTCGACTTCCTTCGATTCAACGTCGAAAACGCAGCC aaattgtTGCAGTATTCTCCGATTTCTCCGGATGAAACGACCACGAACAGTATGAGAACGCGGGGTATGGATGGATTTTGGGCGGCAGTGACGCCGTTTAATTTCACCGCAATCGCCGGTAATTTACCTGCTTCACCCGCTTTCATG GGTAATACCGTATTATGGAAACCGTCTGATACAGCCATGTTATCGAACTATATGGTGTATAAGATATTCCGTGAAGCTGGCCTGCCACCTGGTGTTATAAATTTCTTACCGGCGCACGGACCGACGTTCGGTGATACGATTACGCAATCACCCGACCTGGCCGGAATTAACTTCACGGGAAGCGTCGC GACATTCCGTCATTTGTGGAAACAAGTCGGTCAAAATATTGACATTTATAAATCATTCCCGCGTCTCCTCGGCG aatGTGGAGGTAAGAATTTCCATCTCGTTCACAAATCGGCCGATATCGAGACGGTCATCAACAGCACGATACGTTCGAGTTTCGAATTCAGCGGGCAGAAATGTTCGGCGTGTTCGCGTCTGTACGTTCCGCAGTCGATGTGGCCCGAAATTAAAGAGAAACTCGTCGCGACGCGTAACAAACTGAAACTCGGCTCGCCGCTTGAGTTCGATTCGTATCTATCGGCCGTTATCGACGACAAG GCGTTCGCGCGAATCAAGGGTTACATCGAGCACGCGAATAAGAGCGGTGATTTAGAGATCATCGCCGGAGGAACGTGTGACGATAGTAAGGGCTATTTCGTCGAACCGACGATAGTTCTGTCAAAGAATCCTCGCGATAAAATAATGACTGAG GAAATATTTGGCCCTGTTGTATCAGTTTATGCTTATCCCGACGAAGACTTCGAGTCTATGTATGAAATAGTCAACACTTCCACCTTGTTCGCTTTGACCGGATCCATTTTCGCGAAGGACCA GAAAGTCATCGATGAAGCGACCGAGAAACTGAAAAACGCAGCCGGAAATTTCTACATAAACAACCAGTCGACCGGTTCGGTGGTCGGACAACAACCATTCGGTGGTGCCAGACTATCAG gAACGAATGATAAAGCAGGCGGACCTCATTATCTCTTACGTTTCTCGTCTCCTCAAGCGATTAAACAAATGAAAGTTCCTGTCACTTCGTTCGATTATTCATACATGAAAAACTAA
- the LOC141909351 gene encoding delta-1-pyrroline-5-carboxylate dehydrogenase, mitochondrial-like isoform X3 codes for MQSLRGLVNQGLNRIGQIRAMSSFASYKAVNLPVMTFEKGSKERVELEETLKKYQGTTTEVPLVIGDEELHSDDIRYQVSPFNHQWKVAKFSYATPDHLKKAIQVALDVRTQWDAMPIEKRADIFLKAADLMATKYRSELLATTMIGQGKTIIQAEIDAAAELVDFLRFNVENAAKLLQYSPISPDETTTNSMRTRGMDGFWAAVTPFNFTAIAGNLPASPAFMGNTVLWKPSDTAMLSNYMVYKIFREAGLPPGVINFLPAHGPTFGDTITQSPDLAGINFTGSVATFRHLWKQVGQNIDIYKSFPRLLGECGGKNFHLVHKSADIETVINSTIRSSFEFSGQKCSACSRLYVPQSMWPEIKEKLVATRNKLKLGSPLEFDSYLSAVIDDKAFARIKGYIEHANKSGDLEIIAGGTCDDSKGYFVEPTIVLSKNPRDKIMTEEIFGPVVSVYAYPDEDFESMYEIVNTSTLFALTGSIFAKDQKVIDEATEKLKNAAGNFYINNQSTGSVVGQQPFGGARLSGTNDKAGGPHYLLRFSSPQAIKQMKVPVTSFDYSYMKN; via the exons ATGCAATCACTTCGTGGTTTGGTTAATCAAGGATTAAATAG AATAGGGCAGATAAGAGCGATGTCTTCATTCGCGTCGTATAAAGCCGTTAACCTGCCGGTGATGACCTTCGAGAAGGGAAGCAAGGAACGCGTAGAACTAGAAGAGACGTTGAAGAAATATCAAGGCACGACGACCGAGGTTCCGCTTGTCATCGGTGACGAAGAGTTACATTCTGATGACATCAGATATCAAGTTTCA CCTTTCAATCATCAATGGAAGGTTGCCAAGTTTTCCTACGCTACACCA gatcaTTTAAAGAAAGCGATCCAGGTGGCGCTGGATGTTCGTACTCAGTGGGACGCGATGCCTATTGAGAAACGAGCCGATATATTTCTGAAAGCCGCTGATTTGATGGCTACGAAATATCGTTCGGAACTGTTGGCTACGACTATGATTGGCCAG GGTAAAACAATAATTCAAGCTGAAATCGACGCCGCTGCTGAATTAGTCGACTTCCTTCGATTCAACGTCGAAAACGCAGCC aaattgtTGCAGTATTCTCCGATTTCTCCGGATGAAACGACCACGAACAGTATGAGAACGCGGGGTATGGATGGATTTTGGGCGGCAGTGACGCCGTTTAATTTCACCGCAATCGCCGGTAATTTACCTGCTTCACCCGCTTTCATG GGTAATACCGTATTATGGAAACCGTCTGATACAGCCATGTTATCGAACTATATGGTGTATAAGATATTCCGTGAAGCTGGCCTGCCACCTGGTGTTATAAATTTCTTACCGGCGCACGGACCGACGTTCGGTGATACGATTACGCAATCACCCGACCTGGCCGGAATTAACTTCACGGGAAGCGTCGC GACATTCCGTCATTTGTGGAAACAAGTCGGTCAAAATATTGACATTTATAAATCATTCCCGCGTCTCCTCGGCG aatGTGGAGGTAAGAATTTCCATCTCGTTCACAAATCGGCCGATATCGAGACGGTCATCAACAGCACGATACGTTCGAGTTTCGAATTCAGCGGGCAGAAATGTTCGGCGTGTTCGCGTCTGTACGTTCCGCAGTCGATGTGGCCCGAAATTAAAGAGAAACTCGTCGCGACGCGTAACAAACTGAAACTCGGCTCGCCGCTTGAGTTCGATTCGTATCTATCGGCCGTTATCGACGACAAG GCGTTCGCGCGAATCAAGGGTTACATCGAGCACGCGAATAAGAGCGGTGATTTAGAGATCATCGCCGGAGGAACGTGTGACGATAGTAAGGGCTATTTCGTCGAACCGACGATAGTTCTGTCAAAGAATCCTCGCGATAAAATAATGACTGAG GAAATATTTGGCCCTGTTGTATCAGTTTATGCTTATCCCGACGAAGACTTCGAGTCTATGTATGAAATAGTCAACACTTCCACCTTGTTCGCTTTGACCGGATCCATTTTCGCGAAGGACCA GAAAGTCATCGATGAAGCGACCGAGAAACTGAAAAACGCAGCCGGAAATTTCTACATAAACAACCAGTCGACCGGTTCGGTGGTCGGACAACAACCATTCGGTGGTGCCAGACTATCAG gAACGAATGATAAAGCAGGCGGACCTCATTATCTCTTACGTTTCTCGTCTCCTCAAGCGATTAAACAAATGAAAGTTCCTGTCACTTCGTTCGATTATTCATACATGAAAAACTAA